One Megalobrama amblycephala isolate DHTTF-2021 linkage group LG15, ASM1881202v1, whole genome shotgun sequence genomic window, agtgcgagatataaacttgtaattgcgagaaaatTCAGAACCgagataaactcgcaattatgagaaaaaaagtcagaaccaagataaactcgcaattatgaggaaaaagttAGAagtgcgagatataaacttgcaattgcgagaaaagtcagaaccgagataaactcataattgtgagaaaaaagttctCAATTCGCAATGTgtgaaaaaatcagaattgctagatataaaattgcaattgcgagaaaaaattGAGAACCAAGATAAACTTgcaactgagaaaaaagtcagaattgccaaatataaacttgcaatcgtgagaaaaaagttagaaccgagataaactcgtaattgcgagaaaaaagtcagaattgccaaatataaacttgcaatcgcgagaaaaaagtcagaaccgagataaactcgtaattgagaaaaaaagtcagaattgagagatataaacttgtaattacaCGAAAATGCAGAACTGAGAAACTCGTAATTgtggaaaagtcagaattgccagatataaacttgtaattatgagaaaaaagttagaagtgcgagatataaacttgtaattgcgagaaaatTCAGAACCgagataaactcgcaattatgagaaaaaaagtcagaaccaagataaactcgcaattatgaggaaaaagttAGAagtgcgagatataaacttgcaattgcgagaaaagtcagaaccgagataaactcataattgtgagaaaaaagttctCAATTCGCAATGTgtgaaaaaatcagaattgccagatataaaattgcaattgcgagaaaaaattGAGAACCAAGATAAACTTgcaactgagaaaaaagtcagaattgccaaatataaacttgcaatcgcgagaaaaaagtcagaaccgagataaactcgtaattgagaaaaaaagtcagaattgagagatataaacttgtaattacaCGAAAATGCAGAACTGAGAAACTCGTAATTGTGGAAAAGTCAGAGTTGccagatataaacttgtaattatgagaaaaaagtcagagctgagataaactcgcaattatgaaaaataaactcataattgcgagaaaaaagtcagaatcacgagatataactcgtaattgcaagaaaaagtcagaattgtgagatataaacttgtaattacaagaagaaagaaagatctcacaattctggctttactttttagaattgcgactttatttctcagaattgtgagatataaagtcgcaattacctttttaatttttttattcagtggcagaaacaagcttccatacttttccaCCTTGGTATATAGTAATTGGAAAACAGTATTACAGGAACGTACAGCAATGGTCTGGTACAGAGACTTTCCGTTGTGGGCCTTGAACTCTTGTCTGATCTTTTTGAGGTCCACCTCGCACCTGGACACCATGATCCGGGTCAGCACCTTTTCCTTCGCTCCTTTGCTCTAAAAGACACAAATACGCAACATTAAAAGAGTAGCGCACCGCCTGATGCAATTCTCCTGCAAGACATCTGAAACACCCGCAGATACATTACAGATGaactttttaatactttctTCCAAGCCCATGAAAGTGTTAGTAGATGAAACGTATTTTACCTTCATGGCGTCTTGAAGTCTGTTGGcgaaatacagctgtttgttttcAAAGCACTGAACTAAGGAACAGAAGATGTGGAAATTAGATTCAGCTGCTGGGTTAATAGTAGCTTTCTGACTCATAAAAAAACTTTGGATTTGACTTGAACTTAAAGCCTTTTCTAAAGACTTTTGTGGCTTTTAGTCAAAGTCTTAGTTTTAAGGTAAtctacactaccgttcaaaagtctggggcCAGTAAGATTTAACTTTTTGAAggaaattattaattttcttttcttatttagAGCTACTTTACAGTAGAATCAAActttgcatcattgaatcattattttcctgttatcactgtaaagctgctttgaaagaatctgtattgtataaagcactataaaaataaaggtgacttgacacagaaaacacttaaattgtagtaatatttcataagatttctgtatttttgatcagtcTTGCTGAGCATTAGtgactaaatgtaaacaattgcaaacttttgaatgctagtGTGTATGCTAAAGTTGAACAAATTTAACATATATAGACGCATTTAAAATTAACTTTGTCTTCCTGCAAAATGGACCAAAAAGTTTGATGATTAAGAAAGAGAATGTCCCTCCTCCAGAATTATAAATACCACCTCCATATGACTAGCATTAGCAAGTAGCTTATCATGCTTTTGCTGTGTTTCTTTGGTTCCACTAATGCTCATACTTCATTTCCTGTTCTAACCTTAATTTATTGAAGCAAGTGGTtgaaattgatttatttttaaagtgtcTTAATTGCTTGATTCAAGGTTAAAGGCTAGCTATACAAAAACAGATGAGCACTTTGCTATATCCCGCTATATAACTTCCTGTTTCAACAGGATATACATCAGCACTGGAAGGAAAACTGAGCTTCATTGGGTCTTCAAAGTAAAGTCTCACCCAAGGTAAGGAAGGACTTCTCCAGATCTCCTTTCACCTCTTTGCGGATGCTCTCCTGCATGTCATAGGGGCTGTAGCTCTTGTATCTGTCAAACACTGCAAAAAGAAACACgaaattcaaattaattatatgTGTGCTGTTATCTTATGGGATGCAAAAAGGGGTTTAAAAGGCTCTCGAACCTTTCTGGAGGTGAGGAACGCTTCTCTCAGACATGATGGAGATCCAGCACTTTACATCAGTGCCTTTCCGTTTGACTCCTGCCTCATACAGGGCCTACACAGAATATAAAtatagcaatatttaaaataaatggaaataaatagtaaattgataaatatataatttctataaatcaacagtttatatataatgtattataaacaaatgtatttattatttattaaatgtattttatttacattttttaaggttaaatattaatattgtgtattatatatatatatatatatatatatatatatatatatatgtgtgtgtgtatatatatatatatatatatatatatatatatatatatatatatatatatatatatatatatatagtttaataGTTAAACTGAAGTTTAAATACTAATATTAAATACTTTTGCTCTAATATATGCTTGATTTCCAAATAATAAATCCacatatttaatcattttatgttTCAATTAAATGCTGAGAGATAAACCACAAGAACTTACTCTGGCATCTTCATCGATTTTCTGGTAGTCAACGACGGAGCTGGGCTCATCTCTCTTGGTCTGATGTCCATCATGGTTTGAGAAATTACAAATAATATGTTAAACAGAAATTCTCAGGATCTTAATTCAGACTCTTAAATGGTTCCACATACTATTTGAAGTACACGAGAAATGTTTACCCCACCTCAACCAGAGCCAGCAGGAGTTTAGCAAAGTCTCCAGAAGTATCTCCAGCCACATCCTTCTCCAGGTCCTTCTTGAACACTGCGATAAGGCA contains:
- the anxa2a gene encoding annexin A2a, which translates into the protein MALVSEFLGQLTLQLGGGDPTYPTVVPAPNFDPDKDAARIETAIKTKGVDEQTIIDVLTKRTYNQRREIAFAYERRAKKDMISALKGALSGSLETVILGLMKSTAQYDASEIKGSIKGLGTDEESLIEIVCSRSNAELLEIKKVYKELFKKDLEKDVAGDTSGDFAKLLLALVETKRDEPSSVVDYQKIDEDARALYEAGVKRKGTDVKCWISIMSERSVPHLQKVFDRYKSYSPYDMQESIRKEVKGDLEKSFLTLVQCFENKQLYFANRLQDAMKSKGAKEKVLTRIMVSRCEVDLKKIRQEFKAHNGKSLYQTIAEHTKGDYQKALLSLCGGDD